GGCCGTCAGCACCACATCGGTATCTTCGCGGCCGGCCACATCGGCCAGGGCGGCGGCCCCGGCAAGCACCTCGGTTTCGGGCTGCTGGGCCAGCGCCTGCCGAACCGCTGCGTACTTGCTTTCATCCCCAATCACCACGGCGGCGGGCCGGAACTCCCGGGCCTGTTGCACCAGCAAATCGGCGTTGGAGTGCGCGGAAAGGGCCGTGACGGTAAACCTATCGGCGTGGCTGCGAATAACGTCAAGCGCCTGCGTGCCGATGGAACCGGTGGAGCCAAGCAGGGTAACGCGTTTGGGGGAAGCTGAGGGCATATACAAAAGTAGTGCGTAGCGGGGCTTTGCCCACTATGCTTATTCTATCCCCTGAATTTGAACGGGCTTGCCATTGAACAAGGCCTGCTCTCCCGCCCGCTTGCCGCTCAGCGCGGCCGCCACCGGCGCAGCTGCCGACACGGCAAAATAATCCAGCCCCTCCACCGAAACTTTACCCGCGCTGATGCTAATGTAGAAACGACCCATGCTGGTATGCACCAGCGCGCCCGGGCGCACGGTGTCGCAGGGCTTTTCGGACTGAATTCGGTCCAGCTCACCCTGTAGCTGTTTGGCCTGCTGGAGCTGCACGGCATTCCGGTCCCGCTCGTTCTGGGCCATGGCGCGGCCGGTTTCGTACTTGTCGCCGGCGCTGCTTTTGGTTTCGGAGTTGGCGGATTCCTGCGCGGCCTGCATAGCGTGCTGGCAGGCTTCGATGCGCTGCTGAACATAGGCTTGACAGGCGGCGTGGAGCTGAGTTTTCAGAGGCATTTTTCTGGCTATCTGTTTTTTCCCGGCAAGGTCACAGTGACGACCACCGGAAAATGGTCGGAGGGATAATGCCCGCGCAGGGAGTCGGTCAGTACGCCATAGTCAAGCACAGAAATGCCCTGACTCACAAAGATGTAGTCAATGCGGTCCGTGAGCGGAGCATCCAGCTTAAAGGCGTTGAAGGTGCCCACGGGGCCGTATGCGGGCTTTTCGGTTATCTGATACGCGTCACGCAACAACGTCTGCATGGTCTGAATCTGCTCGGTGTCGGGGGTGGAGTTGAAGTCGCCGACGCAGATGACGAGGGCATTTTTGGCTATTTCCTGAATCTTCTGCACCATCAGCCGGCCCGACTGGCGGCGGGCTTCCACGCCCTGATGATCAAAGTGGACGCTGAAAAAGAAGAACTCCTTTTTGGTTAGCACGTCCCGGAATTTGGCCCAGGTGCAGATGCGGTTGCAGCAGGTGGCATCCCAGCCTTTAGACGGTTGATCCGGGGTTTGACTCAGCCAGAAATCCCCCGTTTGCAGCAGCTGCAGCCGGCTTTTCTTGTAGAAAATGGCCGAATGCTCGCCGGCTTCCTTGCCATCATCACGGCCGTGGCCCACAAAGGCATATTCCGGCAGCTCCGCCACATCCGCTAGCTGACCCCGAAAACCCTCCTGCGTGCCGAACACGTCAAAATCGTGGTAGCGCACCAGGCTTTTGACCATTTCCTTGCGCAGCGGCCAGGCATCAGCCCCATCACTGGCAATGTTCAAACGCAGATTATAGGTGGCCACCCGCAACGGTACCGCCTTTTTGGGGGCGGCCATGAGGGGGCAGCATAGCAGCAGGCTCAGGAGTAAAAGAACGAATGGGCGCATATTTATATTGGGTTTAAAGAGGCATTCTACAAGGCTGAGCCAAAATGGAAAGTAGGTACCCCAACAGGTCTTAGAGTTCAATGATACTCAGCAGCCCCTCCGCCACCTTCCTATCATTGCTCAGGCGCGGCACTTTGTTCTGCCCACCCAGCTTGCCCAGGCTCTTCATGTAGCGTTGGAATGCCCCCAGTGGCAAGCTGGTGATTTGGAGAGGGGTCAGGATACGGCCCTTTATCAAATCATTATAGTACACGTTGCGCTGGCGTAGGCCAGCATCCAGGGCTGCGGCAAAACTGGCCATGTTTTGGGGGGGATGCGCAAACTCTATCAGCCACTCATGGTAGGAGTCAACCAAGGGGTTGTCGCTGATGTGAGGGGCTACGGTAAATTCTACTACTTCTACCTCCGGGTGCTGCTGCATAGCATCGCGCAGAATCTGCTCTACCTCTTCCCCAATTACATGCTCTCCAAAAGCCGACAGGTAATGCTTGATGCGGCCAGTAACCACCACGCGGTAAGGCGCAAGACTCACAAAGCGTATGGTGTCGCCAATGCTATAGCCCCAGAGGCCGGCATTGGAATTGAGCACCAGGGCATACTGCTTGTCCAGCTCTACATCGGCCAGGGTCAGGCGGGGCGGGTTCGCCTCAAAAATGCGCTCGGCGGGAATAAACTCGTAAAAAATGCCCGTATCGAGCAGTAGCAACAGGCCCGGATTGCCCGGCTCATCCTGAAAAGCCAGGAAACCTTCAGAGGCCGGAAACAGCTCCAGGTGGTCGATAGGGCGCCCAATGGTTTCGAACAGCTTTTTACGATAGGGCTCAAAGTTTACGCCACCGTACACGAACAGATTAAAATCAGGAAATACCTCTCCTACCGGCCGGCCCGTGCGGGCCACAAGCTTATCAAAATACATCTGCACCCAGGGCGGAATACCGGAAATAAGGGTAAGGTGCTGGCCCAGCATTTCATCGGCAATGTGGTCCAGCTTTGTCTCCCAATCCTCAATACAGTTGGTAGCATAGCTGGGCAGCTGATTGCGCCGCAGATAGGCTGGTACATGGTGGTTGACAATTCCGGAAAGACGGCCGGTAGGTATGCCCCCTACGTTTTCCAAAACCGGGGAGCCGGTGAGGAAAATCAGCTTGCCATCCAGAAATTGGCTGCGGCCAGTGGCATGCACATAATGCAAGAGGGCGTCGCGGGCGCCATTGATATGATTGGAAATGCTGGCCTGCGTGATGGGAATATACTTGGCCCCCGAGGTGGTACCACTGGATTTAGCCAAATACAAGGGTTTGCCTGGCCAGAACACATTGGCTTCGCCTTGCTTGAGGCGTTTGAAGTAGGGCGCCAATCCTTCGTAGTCCCGCACCGGAACCTGCCGGGCCAGGTCGGCGGGTGTCTTTATGGCCGCAAACGCATGGTCACGCCCGAAAGCAGTCTGGGAAGCCTGCTCCACAATTTGCTTGAATACGCGCTGCTGAGTGGCTACCGGATTGCGCTGCCACTGCTGGTACTGGTGGTAGATGTAGGCAGCAAAAGGGCGGCTAAGAACAGATTTCAGACCCATGTAGTGAAGTTTTGAAAGGATGAAGTTGGGAAACAGCCTGCTTTTTTGGCTGGCCGCCTTCCTCCCTTTTTTCAAAGGTACGCTTCCGGACAAACCCAAGCGCCCACCGTGTGTGCTATCCTTTCTTTACCCGGCACCGTACCAACATACAACTTCACAAACTCACTACTTCACGATTATGATCAATCAACGTGGCAATGCCGTTTGGAACGGCGACATCAAAGGCAACGGCGAAGTTTCTACCCAAAGCGGGCTGGTAAAAGCGCCTTACTCCGTAGGCGCGCGCTTTGAAGGCCAGAAAGGCACCAACCCGGAAGAGCTGATTGGGGCGGCCCACGCGGGCTGCTACACCATGTTTCTCACGGGCCAGCTAACCAAAGCCGGCGCCCAGGTAAAGCAGCTGCGCACGGAGTCTAAGGTATCATTGGATACCTCCGGTGACATTCCGAAAGTGGTAAAAATCTCCCTGACGACCGAAGGCGAAGTGGCAGGCATTACCCAGGAAGAGTTTCAGAAGCACGCAGAGTTTGCCAAGCAGAACTGCCCTATTTCTCAGCTGCTGCAGGCCGTGCCCGAAATGGAGCTGACCTCGGCTACGCTGAAGAGCTAACCTTCTTTTAGTACCAGAAAGCCTTTAGTTAAACCGGCTTCGCTCCCAGCGTTGCCGGTTTTTCATTTACTTTGTAGGTCTGAAAAGACTAACCCGCCCTTATGCCGCCAAAAACTACCCGAATCCGCCTGCAGCCCGCCAATAACTCGCGCCTTCCTTTCTGGGGGCAAATCGGCTTTGGCCTGCTCTGGATTGCTTATACCATTGCCCTTATTGTGACCGACAGTGGCCTGAACGATATGCATTTCCTGCATTATGTGTTCCTGGTCTTCAGCCTGGTGTATGTGGGTTATGTGCTGGTGCACAATGCCCCTATTTTTGGCACCCAAAGCTACCTGGAGTTCACGCCGGCCTACATTGTGCATAAGGCCGGGCTGTTTCGGGCCAAGCAGGCCTTTCCGGCCGAAAGCATTAAAAGTCTGGATCTGGCCCCGCAGCAATTGCGGCTGCAGCTGCAGGATGGTGGCACGCATATGCTCAGCCTGCGCGAAGTGCGCGGCGTAAAGCGCAAGCGCTTCATGCGCGACCAGGTCCGCAACTTTGCCACCCAGCATAACATCCCGCTACGCGACGTTCAGCCGGCCGCGTAAGTATCATACATCAACAAAAAAGCCTGCTCCGGTACCGGAGCAGGCTTTTTTGTTGATGAGAAGTTAAGCAGGCTACTTCCCGGTTTTGCCGTTGGTAAACTTCTTGCGCAAATCCTGGATCTGCCCCCGGAACTGCTTATCGGAGTCAATCAGGTCGGAAACCGTCTGCACCGAGTGAATAACGGTGCTATGGTCGCGGCCACCAAAGTGGTAGCCAATGCTTTTCAGGGAGTGGTTGGTGTGCTCCTTGGCAAAGTACATAGCCACCTGCCGGGCAGTTACCACTTCTTTCTTGCGGGTTTTGTCTTTCAGCAAATCCACGGAAATGCTGAAGAACTCGGCCACCGTTTTCTGAATGAAGTCCAGGTTTACCTCGGCTTCTACGTCTTCGATAATATGACGAAGCGCCTGCTTGGCCATTTCCAGGTCAATTTCGCGGCGGTTGAGGCTGCTTTGGGCAATCAGGGAAATGAGTACGCCTTCCAGCTCCCGCACGTTGGTGTCCACGGAGTATGCCAGGTATTCCACCACCTGCGGCGGAATATCAATGCCATCCTGCTCCATTTTATTCTGGATGATGGCCATGCGCGTCTCAAAGTCGGGGCTTTGCAGGTCGGCGGTAAGGCCCCACTTAAAGCGGGAGAGCAGCCGGTCTTCCAGGCCCACCAGGTCGCGGGGCGGCCGGTCGGAGGTCATCACAATCTGCCGGCCCGCCTGGTGCAGGTGGTTGAAGATGTGGAAGAACATTTCCTGTGTTTTATCCTTGCCGGACAGAAACTGCACGTCGTCCAGAATCAGAATATCTACCAGCAGGTAGAAGTTGGCGAAGTCCTGCACGGCGTTGCTGCGCAGGCTCTCGATAAACTGATTGGTAAACTTCTCCGCCGACACGTAGAGCACAAACTTGTCGGAGTTGCTGGCTTTGATGTGGTTGCCAATGGCCTGCACCAGGTGGGTTTTCCCCAGCCCCACGCCGCCATAAATCATGAGCGGGTTGAAGGACGTGGTGCCGGGCTTGTTGGCCACTGCCAAGCCAGCCGAGCGGGCCAGGCGGTTGCAGTCTCCCTCAATGTAATTCTCGAAGGAGTAGGTATTGTTGAGCTGCGAATGCAGGTAATTACGGTCGATGCCCTTGGCAGCCTCGAAAGGGTTGCGCAGCTGCTGCTGGGCCGGGGCGGCCGCGGCAGCGGCCACGTTGCGGGCGCTGGCCGTCATGGCCCCTACGGCCAGTGAACCAGCCGGTGAGGCAGCCTGCGTGGGCGCGGCGGCTTTGCGGGCCGTAGGAATATTAACGGTGCGGGGCTTGTTCTGGCTGTTGCCCTGGTCTACTACAATAGAGTATTCCAGGCGGCCTTCCGGGCCCAGCTCCTGGTAAATACCGCGCTTCAGCTCTTCTACATAGTGCTCTTCCAGCCACTCGTAAAAAAACTGGCTGGGCACCTGAATGATCAGCACGTTGCCCTGCAGCTCAATGGGCACTATAGGCTCAAACCAGGTGCGGAAGCTTTGCTCCCCAATGCTGCTCCTGATGATGCGAAGACAGTTGGCCCAGACGGTACGGCAATCCTTCAACATCAATGAAACTAGAGCAAAAACGCTGGGTTAGAGCAAATAAGAAGAGATGAAAAGGCCTGTCCCCGATAGGGCCATTTTTTTGAGGGAGACAAAAATGTGGAAAAGTCAGCAGAGAAAAAAACTGACTTCTGCTTGCGTTTATCAGGCGGTGTGCACGGGCAGCACCGAAGCCTGCGCTACGCTGGCCCGGCGCGTACCCCGCTCGAAGGTATAATCCAGCCGGCCGAGGTTAATGCCGGACCAGCCTACCTGGTTAATCAGCGTTGCGCGGCCGTCAGGGCTCTTCACGGGGTCGGGCGCATCCAGGAAGGTGTGCGTGTGCCCGCCCAGAATCAGGTCGATGCCGCTGACCTGTGCGGCCAGCTTCCGGTCGTCAATTTTATTGCTTTCGTACTTATAGCCCAGGTGCGAAAGGCAAATAACCATGTCGCACTTTTCCGCGCCGCGCAGTTTGGCTACCATTTCCTTCGATACCGCTACTGGGTCCAGGTATTTTGTAGCGCCGAAGTTGCGGTCGGAAACCAGCCCGGCCAGCTCAATGCCGATGCCGAACACGCCAATGCGGTGGCCGGCTTTCTCAAATACCTTGTAGGGCTGGAAACGCCCGGCCAGCGGGGTTTGGGAGAAGTCGTAGTTGGCAATGAGGAAGGGGAAGCCCGCGTTGGGCAGCTGCTTCTGCAGGCCTTCCAGGCCATTATCGAAGTCGTGGTTACCCAAGGTGGAGGCTTCGTAGCCCATCTGGGTCATCAGCTTCAGTTCCAGCTCCCCCCCGAAGAAGTTGAAGTAAGGCGTGCCCTGGAAAATATCACCGGAGTCCAGCAGCAGCACGTGCGGCTCCTGCTTGCGAATTTGCTCAATAAGCGCCGCGCGCCGGGCCATACCGCCCATGCCGGCCCACTGGCTGGCATTATCGGGGAAGGGCTCAATGCGCGAGTGCATGTCGTTGGTATGCAGAATCACGAGGCGCGAGGCATCGGCGGCGGCAGCCGGGAGGCTCAGGCCCAGCAGGCTCAGGCTGGCAGCACCCAGGGCGCTGTTTTTTAGAAAGTCGCGGCGGTTCATCGTATGCAGTATCTGTTTGGAAGGCGGAGGTCTGGGGGAGCGTGTTTGTGCAACACGCATTCAGAGCTCTTCATTCAGCTTTTTAAATTCCTTACTTCACTCGTCCTTCTACCTTGGCCACTACCGGCTTGCCCTGCTTGGTGAGGGCCTGAATGTGCTCGGCAATGGCGGTGCGCAGCAGCACGCCGGTTTTGCGGGGCACAATGGTCTTGAAAAACGTCATCTGGTCGCCGCCGCCGGCCAGGTAATCGGAAATGGCAATGGTATAAGTGCGCGTGGCATCGAAGGGTTTGCCGCCGATGCGGATATCGGTGGGCTTACCATCGGGCGAGACGGTATAGGTGGCGTTGGAAAAGGCCATTTTCACGCGGGCTCCATAGTCGAACAGCTGCTGCACCACGCTGCCGGGCGCATCCAGCACCACCAGCTCATTCTCGAAAGGCATCAGCTCAAACACGGAGCCCAGGGTGATGTTGCCGGCCGGCAGCTCAGCGCGCAGCCCGCCGTTGGTCATTACGCCCAGGTCAATGTTCTCTTTGAGGGCGGCAGAGGCCCGCTCGCGCTGCAGATCAGCCACAAAGTTAGCCAGCGGCGACTCGCCCGGATTCTTTTTGATAGCTACCGGGGCCGTGCCCAGCACCTGATTCATCTGCTCTTCTACTTTCTGATGATAGGGCGCAATAACGGCCTCCACCTGGGGGTCGGCGGGCAGGGCTTTGCTAACGGGCTGGGCGGTAACGGTGGGCAGCTGCGCCGTGGCCTGGTAAGGGGCCCGCTGGCAAGCCGAGCCGGCTCCCAAAGTCAGCAGCGCGGCAAAGAGTACATTAGAAAAGGAGCGATTCATACGTCATGCAACTGGAGAATTACAAAGGTACGGCGCATTGGTGTCATGTTCCTTTACCGCCTGGCCTTTCCCAGCTCTTAGCTTCTACCTGAGAGAGAATAGCCAAGCCATGAAAAAGCCTGTTACTATACCGTAACAGGCTTTTCAGGTTTGTGTTGGCAGGAAAATCGGTCTGTAGGCTGCGCTTTTTTATAGCTGTTGGAAATCAGGCTGCCGGGGCTGGGCTATTTGCCCAGCTCGTAGCCCAGCAGCAGATTGAGCTGGCCTTTACTCTTACCATAACCGGCATTATACACGTCTGTTCGATCCGCATAGATGAGCTCCAGGTTGATGTTTTTGGTGGCGGAACGCTTGATGCGAAGGCCGGCTCCTGCCACAATCACCCCTCCAAGTGTCTCTTTCCCAGAAGTAATGTATCCTTCTTCCTGGTACTCGTCCCGGGCAAAGGAACCCGTAGTGTAGCGGTTGCGGTACTCGCCATCAGCCTGCAGCAGCACCATGATGGTATAGCCTGCCTGAATAAAGGGGCGCACCTTCCCTTTCATAAAAGTGTAGCTAACCAGGCCGGGAAAATACAGGCTGGTAGTATTCAGCTTGAATTGCTCCCGTAAATTCCCATAGCCCGTTTTCACATCATATTCAGCTGAAAACGTCTGATGGATATATAAAACCTTGAAATTCAGCTCGAGGTTAGGGTTAATGCGGGCCGGAGTTACGCGCAGGGCCAGGCCCACTACCGGATTGAGAGTGGTAGCGGCCTGCGTGCCGTAAGCGCTGGGGCCGGACGCTTTGCCCGGCTGGTAGTACTCAAACCGATTCTGCTGGCCGCCTACTACAATGGCGGGGCTGAACTGCGTTTTACGGCCCAGTACCGCATTAGCTTCCTCCGGTGCCCCTACACACTTATTGTAGAGCTGCACCAGGCGGATAAATTCTGCCTCTGCAAACTTGGCCTTTGCAATAGCCGGCTGCACTGCCAGACAAGCCTGCATAGCAGAAGCCAGCGTGAACTTATATTCGTTAGAATTCTGCTGGTAGTTAACCCCATTCACGTTGCTGACACTGGTTTTGCTGATTAATTCCCGCACGGGTCCATCAGCCTGAATGCGGACATAGTAATGGTCTTTTTCTGCCAGGTCTCTCAGGTAGAGCAAGCTGGCCGGCCCCTGCACCAGCACCTCTAAAAAGCGGGGGCCGCGCACAGAATCCATTACCGCGTCTACCAGGGAAGCCGTGCGGCCGGAGTCGGCCAGGGTAACTATGCCGGTTTCATATACCTGGTCGCCTGTAAAACCATATCCACGCAGCTGACCGGGAAAATACTCTTTGGCTTCGGTGGCCGCCGACGCCCGAAAACGCGCCAGCCGGGCATTGCGCTGGGCACCCCGTGAAGCCACTTCTCCCCGCAGGGTGTCGCCGCTGGTAGTTACTACATAGCCCGGCTGAAAATTTGTCTGAGCAAATAGGAGGCTAGTCCAAAAGATAAAAATGGAACTCAGTAAAAGTTGTTTCATGCACTAGTGAAGTGAGTAGAAAAGATAAAAAGCAGGTAAAGGTACAGTCACAGCGTATCCCCGGGCGGTTTTATCAGTAAATATTATCTACGCCCGAACCGATATCTTTAGGCCGCTTTTCGAGGCTTGATTTCTCACCCCACCCTGCTGCCGTATGGCTGATTCTCCGCGCCCCGTGCCCGTTTCTTTCACTGAGTTTGAACCCGTGACCACCGCGCAGTGGCAGCAGCGCCTGAGCCGCGACCTGAAAGGAGCCGACCTGGCCACGCTGCAATGGCACACCCCGGACGGCCTCACCATGGAGCCTTTCTACCACCGCGAGGCGCTGGAAGTGCTCGGTGGGCCTCTCCCACCGCTGCTGCACACCGCCCCCGAAGGCTGGCGCAACGTGCCCACCTACCAGGTGCCCGCCAAAGAAAACGGCCATGCCGCCATCGACCGCGCCGCTGCCGCTATTACTCTGGGCGCTACTGGCGCGCATTTTGTGCTGGCTGATGCCTCCGGTTTTGATGTAGACTACCTGCACCAGCAGCTGCCCCTGCACGCTACGTATGTGGGCTATACGGTGCACCAGAATCCCTCTGAGCTGGTACAGCGCCTCCTGGTAACCGGTACTTCTTCCCTGCAGGGCTTCCTGAGCTGTGACCCAATTACCAACCACGCGCCCGACCTGAGCCTGCAGCTGATTTCCCTGCGCAAAGCCATTGCCCTCACGCATCCTCACCCCGGATTTCATGCTCTGGCCCTCAATGGCGCCTACTTTGCCAACCGCGGCGGCACTATTACCCAACAGCTGGGCTTTTTGCTGGCCGCTGCCGCTGCGTACCTGAGCGAACTGCCTTCGGGTTTATTATCCGTAGCCGATGTGGCCAAAGCCATGCAGGTGCAGGTGGGCCTCAACCCCTCTTATTTCCCGGAAATGGCCAAGCTGCGCGCCCTCCGCCGTTTGTGGGCTACGCTGCTGCACGCGTATGGCGTGCCGGCACAGATAGCCGAAGCCCTGCCCATATTTGCTACTACCTCTTCCTGGAGCCAGACCACGCTGGATGCGCACACCAATCTGCTGCGCGTAACTACCGAAACCATGGCCGCCGTGCTGGGCGGGGCCGATGCCGTGAGCGTGACGCCCTTCGACAGCGTGTTTCATGAGCCCAATGAGTTTGCGGAGCGGCTGGCGCGCAACCTGCCTATTCTGCTCCGCGAAGAGGCCTTTCTGGGCCGCGTAGCCGACCCCGCCGCCGGCTCCTACTACCTCGAAACCCTAACGGATAAGCTGGCCAGCGAAGGTTGGGGCCTTTTTCAGAAAGTAGAAGTGGAAGGCGGGCTGCCCGCCGCGGCCAGTATGGTGGCCCTGGAGCTGCACGGCGCGGCCCAGGCCCAGTTCCACCGCATTGCCACCGGCGAGCAGGTAGTAGTAGGCACCAACCGCTTCCAGAACCCCCAGGAGAAGTTCGACTTCAACCCCAAAAAGCTCCTGCGCAGCAAAAACTTCGACAGCACCCGCGCTACTTACCCCACCGAGGTGCTGCGCCTGGCCACCGCCCTGCACTTTGAGCGCCGCGAGAAGAAAAACAAGCGCGCCGCCGTGGTATTGCTGGGTCCGGGTACCAACCAGCTGATTCTGGAATCGTTCCTGCGCACCCTACCGCACCACGAGCGGCCGGAGCTGGATGCCGCCCACCCGGAAGGCACGCTCTCCGTGCTGTTTTCCTCTCCCGAGGAAGTAACGCTGATGTACGCCACGCCCACCCAGTTCCGGGAGCTGGCGCGGGTGGTCTACCGCGTAGAGCCCTCCGACGACACCTTTGTACCGCCCACCCTGCTCACCGGCGACCTGGCTACCCTGCAGGAAGGCGTGCGCCTCTACGGCTTCCAGGAATTTACCGTACAGGGCTACAGCACCGAAGACGTACTGGCCCGCCTGCAGGGAAGGTGAAATTGTGAGGTTGTGAAATGGTGAGTTGACGTTCTGCCGGCGCAAAGCTGTGCTATCTGAACAAGACCCACTTTTCACGGCCTGCCAAACTCACAATTTCACCATTTCACAACTTCACTTTTGTCATGAAACCCAACTTCGCCCAGATACCCTATAACGCCGCGCCGCTGCCTACTATTCCCGCGGAGGCCACGGAAACCAGCACGCCGGAGGGCATCAGTCTGCACAGTTTTTACACGGCCGATGATTTGGCGGGCATCAGCCACCTGGGCTTTGGCGCGGGCCAGGCGCCGTACCTGCGCGGGCCCTACGCCAGCATGTACGTGCAAAGCCCCTGGACCATCCGGCAGTATGCGGGCTTCAGCACGGCCGAGGAAAGCAACGCTTTCTACCGCCGCAACCTGGCGGGCGGGCAAAAGGGCCTTTCCGTAGCGTTTGACCTGGCCACGCACCGCGGCTACGACTCCGACCACCCCCGCGTGGTGGGCGACGTGGGTAAGGCCGGTGTCGCCATCGACTCGGTGGAGGATATGAAGGTGCTCTTCAACCAGATTCCGCTGGATCAGATGTCTGTGTCGATGACCATGAACGGGGCTGTGCTGCCCATTATGGCGTTTTACATTGTGGCCGCTGAGGAGCAGGGCGTAACGCCGGAAAAGCTGTCGGGCACTATTCAGAACGATATTCTGAAGGAATTCATGGTGCGGAATACCTACATCTATCCGCCCGCGCCCAGCATGCGCATCATTGCCGATATCTTCGCCTACACCGCCCAGAACATGCCGCGCTTCAACAGCATCAGCATCTCGGGCTACCACATGCAGGAGGCCGGCGCTACCGCCGATATTGAGCTGGCCTATACCCTGGCCGACGGCCTGGAATACGTGCGGGCCGGTTTGGCCGCCGGCATGACCATTGACCAGTTTGCCCCGCGCCTGTCGTTCTTCTGGGCCATTGGCATGAACCATTTCATGGAAATTGCCAAGCTGCGCGCCGGGCGTTTGCTCTGGGCCAAGCTCATCAGGCAGTTCAACCCCACCAACCCCAAAAGCCTGGCCCTGCGCACGCACTGCCAGACCTCGGGCTACTCCCTCACGGAGCAGGACCCCTTCAACAACGTGGCCCGCACCTGCGTGGAGGCGCTGGCTGCCGTACTGGGTGGCACCCAAAGCCTGCACACCAATGCCCTGGACGAGGCCATTGCCCTGCCCACCGACTTCTCGGCCCGCATTGCCCGCAACACCCAGCTTTACCTCCAGCACGAGACGGACGTTACCAAGGTGGTAGACCCCTGGGGCGGTTCCTACTACGTGGAAAGCCTCACCAAAGAGCTGGCCGACAAAGCCTGGGCTCTGATGCAGGAAGTGGAAGAGCTGGGCGGCATGGCCAAAGCCATTGAAACCGGCCTGCCCAAAATGCGCATTGAGGAAGCTGCCGCCCGCAAGCAGGCCCGCATCGACTCGCACAAGGAGATTATTGTGGGCGTGAACAAGTACCGCCCCAGCCAGGAAACGGTAGGCAACGAGCAGCAGATTGAGGTGCTGGACATTGACAACGCCGCCGTGCGCGAGTCGCAGATTGCGCGCCTGAACAAGATTAAGGCCGAGCGCGACAACGCCTCGGTGCAGGCCGCGCTGGATGTGCTGACGGAAGCTGCCCGCACCGGCCAGGGCAACCTGCTGGAGCTGGCCGTGCACGCCGCCCGCTTCCGCGCCACGCTGGGCGAGATTTCCGATGCCCTGGAGAAAGTATACGGCCGCCACCAGGCCACCATTCGCGCCATATCAGGCGTGTATTCTGCCGAAATGGACTACGATCAGGAATTTGCCAAAGCCCGCGACGCGGCCGATGCCTTTGCCCGCAACGAAGGCCGCCGCCCCCGCATGATGGTGGCCAAAATGGGTCAGGACGGCCACGACCGGGGCTCCAAAATCATTGCCACCTCCTTCGCCGATGTAGGTTTCGACGTGGACATTGCGCCCCTGTTCCAGACGCCCGAGGAAGTAGCCCGCCAGGCCGTGGAGAATGACGTGCACGTGGTAGGTGTCAGCAGCCTCGCCGCTGGCCACAAAACCCTCATTCCCCAGCTTATTGAGGAGCTAAAGAAGCTGGGCCGCGAAGACATCCTCGTTATTGCCGGCGGCGTGATTCCGGCTCAGGATTACCAGTTCCTGTATGATGCCGGGGTGGCCGGTGTGTATGGCCCGGGGACGGTTATTGCCGTGGCCGCGCAGGAGATATTGGAGAAGTTGGGGGAGTAAGCCAGATAACTTTAACCTGATTCTTTACTGTTACTATATGGCTGTTCTAGCTCAACAATTAATACTTGACCGTTGCCCACATTGCGGAGTTGATGCACCAACTCTGAATGGTCTTATCATAGGAAACACGAACGGGCCTATTGATACAAGAGA
The Hymenobacter sp. DG25B genome window above contains:
- a CDS encoding methylmalonyl-CoA mutase family protein translates to MADSPRPVPVSFTEFEPVTTAQWQQRLSRDLKGADLATLQWHTPDGLTMEPFYHREALEVLGGPLPPLLHTAPEGWRNVPTYQVPAKENGHAAIDRAAAAITLGATGAHFVLADASGFDVDYLHQQLPLHATYVGYTVHQNPSELVQRLLVTGTSSLQGFLSCDPITNHAPDLSLQLISLRKAIALTHPHPGFHALALNGAYFANRGGTITQQLGFLLAAAAAYLSELPSGLLSVADVAKAMQVQVGLNPSYFPEMAKLRALRRLWATLLHAYGVPAQIAEALPIFATTSSWSQTTLDAHTNLLRVTTETMAAVLGGADAVSVTPFDSVFHEPNEFAERLARNLPILLREEAFLGRVADPAAGSYYLETLTDKLASEGWGLFQKVEVEGGLPAAASMVALELHGAAQAQFHRIATGEQVVVGTNRFQNPQEKFDFNPKKLLRSKNFDSTRATYPTEVLRLATALHFERREKKNKRAAVVLLGPGTNQLILESFLRTLPHHERPELDAAHPEGTLSVLFSSPEEVTLMYATPTQFRELARVVYRVEPSDDTFVPPTLLTGDLATLQEGVRLYGFQEFTVQGYSTEDVLARLQGR
- the scpA gene encoding methylmalonyl-CoA mutase; protein product: MKPNFAQIPYNAAPLPTIPAEATETSTPEGISLHSFYTADDLAGISHLGFGAGQAPYLRGPYASMYVQSPWTIRQYAGFSTAEESNAFYRRNLAGGQKGLSVAFDLATHRGYDSDHPRVVGDVGKAGVAIDSVEDMKVLFNQIPLDQMSVSMTMNGAVLPIMAFYIVAAEEQGVTPEKLSGTIQNDILKEFMVRNTYIYPPAPSMRIIADIFAYTAQNMPRFNSISISGYHMQEAGATADIELAYTLADGLEYVRAGLAAGMTIDQFAPRLSFFWAIGMNHFMEIAKLRAGRLLWAKLIRQFNPTNPKSLALRTHCQTSGYSLTEQDPFNNVARTCVEALAAVLGGTQSLHTNALDEAIALPTDFSARIARNTQLYLQHETDVTKVVDPWGGSYYVESLTKELADKAWALMQEVEELGGMAKAIETGLPKMRIEEAAARKQARIDSHKEIIVGVNKYRPSQETVGNEQQIEVLDIDNAAVRESQIARLNKIKAERDNASVQAALDVLTEAARTGQGNLLELAVHAARFRATLGEISDALEKVYGRHQATIRAISGVYSAEMDYDQEFAKARDAADAFARNEGRRPRMMVAKMGQDGHDRGSKIIATSFADVGFDVDIAPLFQTPEEVARQAVENDVHVVGVSSLAAGHKTLIPQLIEELKKLGREDILVIAGGVIPAQDYQFLYDAGVAGVYGPGTVIAVAAQEILEKLGE